One Hemitrygon akajei chromosome 11, sHemAka1.3, whole genome shotgun sequence DNA segment encodes these proteins:
- the ssr2 gene encoding translocon-associated protein subunit beta isoform X2, translating into MRLLLVTACSLLLAAARAEDGARLLASKSLLNNYAVEGRDLTLQYSIYNVGSSAALDVELSDDSFPPEDFGIVSGMLTVKWDRIAPASNVTHTVVLRPLKAGYFNFTSATVSYLAQEGGPVVMGYTSAPGQGGILAQREFDRRFSPHFLDWAAFGVMTLPSIGIPLLLWYSSKRKYDTAKSKKN; encoded by the exons ATGAGGTTGTTACTGGTCACGGCGTGCTCTCTGCTCCTCGCTGCCGCCAGGGCCGAGGATGGCGCAAGGCTTCTGGCCTCCAAGTCCCTGTTGAACAATTACGCCGTGGAAGGGAGAGACCTGACTCTGCAGTACAGCATCTACAATGTTGGCTCCAG TGCTGCACTGGACGTGGAGCTCAGCGATGACTCATTCCCACCCGAGGACTTCGGAATAGTATCCGGAATGTTGACAGTGAAATGGGACCGAATCGCTCC AGCCAGTAATGTCACGCACACGGTGGTGCTGCGGCCCCTGAAGGCTGGCTACTTCAACTTCACCTCGGCGACTGTTTCCTACCTGGCCCAGGAAGGTGGCCCGGTGGTG ATGGGTTACACCagtgctccaggacaaggtggcATCCTAGCACAGCGAGAGTTCGACCGGCGCTTCTCTCCTCATTTT CTGGACTGGGCGGCGTTTGGGGTCATGACTCTCCCTTCCATCGGCATCCCCCTGCTGCTCTGGTACTCGAGCAAGAGGAAGTACGATACGGCCAAGTCCAAGAAGAACTGA
- the ssr2 gene encoding translocon-associated protein subunit beta isoform X1 produces MEKRMRLLLVTACSLLLAAARAEDGARLLASKSLLNNYAVEGRDLTLQYSIYNVGSSAALDVELSDDSFPPEDFGIVSGMLTVKWDRIAPASNVTHTVVLRPLKAGYFNFTSATVSYLAQEGGPVVMGYTSAPGQGGILAQREFDRRFSPHFLDWAAFGVMTLPSIGIPLLLWYSSKRKYDTAKSKKN; encoded by the exons ATGAGGTTGTTACTGGTCACGGCGTGCTCTCTGCTCCTCGCTGCCGCCAGGGCCGAGGATGGCGCAAGGCTTCTGGCCTCCAAGTCCCTGTTGAACAATTACGCCGTGGAAGGGAGAGACCTGACTCTGCAGTACAGCATCTACAATGTTGGCTCCAG TGCTGCACTGGACGTGGAGCTCAGCGATGACTCATTCCCACCCGAGGACTTCGGAATAGTATCCGGAATGTTGACAGTGAAATGGGACCGAATCGCTCC AGCCAGTAATGTCACGCACACGGTGGTGCTGCGGCCCCTGAAGGCTGGCTACTTCAACTTCACCTCGGCGACTGTTTCCTACCTGGCCCAGGAAGGTGGCCCGGTGGTG ATGGGTTACACCagtgctccaggacaaggtggcATCCTAGCACAGCGAGAGTTCGACCGGCGCTTCTCTCCTCATTTT CTGGACTGGGCGGCGTTTGGGGTCATGACTCTCCCTTCCATCGGCATCCCCCTGCTGCTCTGGTACTCGAGCAAGAGGAAGTACGATACGGCCAAGTCCAAGAAGAACTGA